In uncultured Desulfobacter sp., one DNA window encodes the following:
- a CDS encoding DUF4276 family protein, whose product MSNYTEVIAIVEGKTEQIFVESILAPYIGYKNIGMHATQVSKPGQKGGDVRFSRVKRDLELHLKQRPDTYVTTFIDYYGTKEWPGLDLVSEQALPSQIAETINKATKKQVASLFSDQQAERRFIPFVAVHEFEALLFSDAGTLARQLGIDESTVAAVISECGSPEAINNNPETAPSKRLDAWSVNGKFLKTTMGVAIAKEIGIEKIRNECPLFNEWLRTIEEIPNC is encoded by the coding sequence ATGAGTAATTACACCGAAGTGATAGCCATCGTGGAAGGCAAAACAGAGCAGATTTTTGTTGAGAGTATCTTAGCACCGTATATAGGGTATAAAAATATAGGGATGCATGCTACTCAAGTATCCAAGCCAGGACAAAAGGGTGGTGATGTTCGTTTTTCCCGTGTCAAAAGGGACCTGGAACTGCATTTAAAACAACGGCCCGATACCTATGTTACAACATTTATAGATTATTACGGAACTAAGGAATGGCCAGGCCTTGATTTGGTATCAGAGCAAGCGCTTCCTTCTCAGATTGCCGAGACGATCAATAAGGCTACCAAAAAACAAGTTGCCTCGCTTTTTTCAGACCAACAGGCAGAACGCCGATTTATACCGTTCGTAGCCGTGCATGAATTTGAAGCACTGCTTTTCAGTGATGCCGGGACTCTTGCCAGGCAACTGGGCATAGATGAATCTACAGTTGCGGCGGTCATATCTGAATGTGGTTCTCCCGAAGCAATCAATAATAATCCAGAGACTGCTCCTTCCAAACGCCTGGATGCCTGGTCAGTCAATGGGAAATTTCTGAAAACAACGATGGGAGTGGCCATTGCCAAAGAAATCGGTATAGAAAAAATTAGAAATGAATGTCCTCTTTTCAATGAATGGTTAAGAACTATTGAAGAGATTCCGAATTGTTAA
- a CDS encoding AAA family ATPase, whose translation MRGALEKLTVKGFKSIKDLNEFKLGDLNVIIGANGAGKSNFVQIFRMLMAMTQKNFSKFILERGGADNFLFEGPKVTSKIEMGFDFTSYSSNATGPNSYRFELTPTADENFLIAEERKYVTTEWRSYGSPSKESRLYDERNEKSWDGQWNGVGHFVFESISNWMVYHFHDTSSSSPMRRSEIVEDYYKLRGDAANVAPFLLDLKNEEHDYYKRIVDAVRMVTPFFDDFRLDVQKLGEAEKVRLSWHQKGSNFPMQPYHLSDGSIRFICLATALLQPNPPSTIIIDEPELGLHPAAIIVLGELIQVASKQTQVIVATQSPALIDQFGIEDTIVVNREDGASTFKRLKEKDFSAWLEDYSVGELWSKNVIAGGPVYE comes from the coding sequence ATGAGAGGTGCTTTAGAAAAACTGACCGTCAAGGGGTTCAAATCCATTAAGGATCTCAATGAATTCAAACTAGGTGACCTCAATGTCATTATTGGTGCAAATGGAGCCGGAAAAAGCAATTTTGTCCAGATTTTCCGTATGTTGATGGCAATGACGCAGAAAAATTTCAGCAAATTTATTCTTGAGCGTGGAGGAGCAGATAATTTTCTTTTTGAAGGACCAAAGGTGACTTCAAAAATTGAAATGGGGTTTGATTTTACATCCTACAGTAGTAATGCTACGGGTCCTAATTCATATAGGTTTGAGCTTACACCAACCGCCGACGAAAATTTCCTTATAGCTGAAGAACGAAAGTATGTCACAACAGAGTGGCGTTCTTACGGAAGCCCATCAAAAGAAAGCCGGTTGTACGATGAACGCAATGAAAAATCATGGGACGGCCAATGGAACGGAGTAGGACATTTTGTTTTTGAATCCATCTCCAATTGGATGGTCTACCATTTTCATGATACCAGTTCGTCATCCCCGATGCGCCGCTCAGAGATCGTTGAGGACTATTATAAACTAAGGGGCGATGCTGCGAATGTTGCCCCGTTCCTCTTAGATCTTAAAAATGAAGAACACGATTATTATAAAAGAATTGTTGATGCCGTCCGTATGGTCACACCTTTCTTTGATGATTTCCGGTTGGATGTACAGAAACTTGGTGAGGCGGAAAAAGTCCGACTGAGTTGGCATCAAAAAGGATCGAATTTTCCAATGCAGCCCTATCATCTATCGGACGGTTCTATTCGCTTTATCTGTCTTGCCACGGCACTATTACAACCGAACCCACCTTCCACGATTATTATAGATGAACCGGAACTGGGCCTGCATCCGGCGGCGATTATAGTGCTTGGAGAACTAATTCAGGTTGCCTCAAAACAGACCCAGGTCATTGTGGCGACTCAATCTCCTGCGCTTATTGATCAATTTGGCATTGAGGATACCATAGTTGTGAATCGAGAAGATGGTGCTTCAACTTTCAAACGGCTGAAAGAAAAAGACTTTTCTGCATGGTTGGAAGATTACTCAGTAGGCGAACTCTGGTCAAAGAATGTCATTGCAGGAGGGCCGGTTTATGAGTAA
- a CDS encoding AbrB/MazE/SpoVT family DNA-binding domain-containing protein, which produces MTELVIKKWGNSLAARIPKVIADMVQLEKDQPVTIEAKGGRIIITPIQKRKEYTLDELLDQCDPKDVALDAEDRSWLNDKPVGKEW; this is translated from the coding sequence ATGACAGAACTGGTTATAAAAAAATGGGGCAATAGCTTGGCTGCCAGGATACCAAAAGTAATCGCTGATATGGTTCAGCTCGAAAAAGATCAGCCCGTTACCATTGAGGCGAAAGGCGGCAGGATTATTATTACCCCGATCCAGAAGAGAAAAGAGTATACGCTTGACGAACTTTTAGACCAATGTGATCCTAAGGATGTTGCCTTAGATGCTGAGGATAGGTCATGGTTGAATGACAAGCCTGTAGGAAAGGAATGGTAA
- a CDS encoding type II toxin-antitoxin system PemK/MazF family toxin, with product MAEKSEKQQYIPKRGDLVWTDFDPAAGHEQMGHRPALVLSPAVFNKKTLLALVAPVTSRVRGHGFEVALTGKKISGVVLCHQVKTIDFVERGLKFAEKAPASAVSESLAKVRAIVSE from the coding sequence ATGGCCGAAAAATCGGAAAAACAGCAATATATTCCTAAACGTGGGGATCTTGTCTGGACAGACTTTGACCCTGCAGCCGGTCACGAACAGATGGGACATCGGCCGGCCCTGGTCCTTTCTCCTGCGGTTTTTAACAAAAAAACTTTGCTGGCGTTAGTAGCCCCGGTTACAAGCCGGGTTCGAGGTCATGGTTTTGAAGTAGCTCTAACTGGTAAAAAGATTTCTGGAGTTGTCCTTTGCCACCAAGTCAAGACAATTGATTTTGTGGAAAGAGGTTTGAAATTTGCTGAAAAGGCCCCGGCTTCTGCGGTAAGTGAATCCTTGGCTAAAGTAAGGGCTATTGTTTCCGAATAG
- a CDS encoding transposase: MPRTPRLMLKGEESVYHVMSRTALPGYPFGDVEKDYMVQLIQQLSRLYFVEIFGYCIMGNHFHLLVRVFSSDRYSDDEIKQRYLAFFGEDQDFQVMRIDTYRKKWSNLSEFIKEIKQTFSRFYNKLHNRRGTLWGDRFKSVIVEKGETLINCLAYIDLNPVRAGIVKRPEQYRFSSLGYHLQTDNSYDFLSLDFGLKEFGQMSDQERLETYRGYVYEAGAVNTSEKEQDVIEERIIETERKKEYKITRIDRFKNRTRYFTDSGIIGSKAFVSKTYAYFKRPGKTNQKNPRQVAGLNGIYSLKRLTEM; this comes from the coding sequence ATGCCACGCACACCCAGATTGATGTTAAAGGGAGAAGAAAGCGTATATCATGTAATGTCCCGCACTGCGTTACCGGGATACCCTTTCGGAGACGTAGAAAAAGATTATATGGTGCAGTTGATTCAACAATTAAGTCGCTTGTATTTTGTTGAAATATTTGGCTATTGCATTATGGGCAACCACTTCCATCTTTTGGTTCGTGTATTTTCCAGTGACAGGTACTCGGATGATGAGATTAAACAACGATACCTGGCTTTTTTTGGTGAGGATCAGGATTTTCAAGTCATGCGTATTGATACTTACAGAAAAAAATGGTCAAATTTATCTGAGTTTATAAAAGAGATAAAACAGACCTTTTCCAGGTTTTATAATAAGCTGCATAATAGGCGCGGAACCCTTTGGGGAGACCGTTTTAAAAGCGTGATTGTAGAAAAAGGAGAAACATTGATAAACTGCCTTGCCTATATTGATTTAAATCCTGTAAGGGCAGGCATTGTCAAGCGTCCTGAGCAATATCGGTTCAGCTCCTTGGGTTATCATCTACAAACAGACAATTCTTATGATTTCCTTTCTCTTGATTTTGGACTAAAAGAATTTGGTCAGATGTCAGATCAAGAACGTCTTGAGACCTATCGTGGGTATGTATATGAAGCAGGAGCAGTAAACACTTCAGAAAAAGAACAAGATGTTATTGAAGAAAGAATTATTGAAACAGAGCGTAAAAAAGAATACAAAATTACACGAATAGATCGTTTTAAAAATAGAACAAGATATTTTACTGATTCAGGCATTATCGGTTCCAAAGCCTTTGTTTCAAAGACCTATGCATATTTTAAAAGACCAGGAAAAACAAATCAAAAAAATCCACGGCAAGTCGCAGGATTAAATGGGATATATTCCTTAAAGCGTTTAACTGAAATGTAA